The following coding sequences lie in one Jatrophihabitans sp. genomic window:
- a CDS encoding DUF1416 domain-containing protein, with product MCGAPAQTPTLPAHVDLAKETVIYGTVSKDEAPVPGAYVRLLDSTGEFTAEVLTSATGDYRFFAAPGEWTLSVLHNSGSVRQPVSAPAPGLVEASLVLS from the coding sequence ATGTGCGGAGCACCTGCCCAGACCCCCACCTTGCCGGCGCACGTCGACCTCGCCAAGGAGACCGTGATCTACGGGACGGTCTCCAAGGACGAGGCGCCGGTGCCGGGGGCCTACGTCCGGCTGCTGGACTCCACTGGTGAGTTCACCGCGGAGGTGCTGACCTCGGCCACCGGGGACTACCGGTTCTTCGCCGCGCCGGGTGAGTGGACGTTGTCGGTGCTGCACAACTCCGGTTCGGTGCGCCAGCCGGTCAGCGCGCCGGCGCCCGGCCTGGTGGAGGCCTCGCTCGTCCTGTCCTAG
- a CDS encoding sulfurtransferase, translating to MSRSEALVSADWVEQNLNTPGVVIVEVDEDTAAYDGGHLEGAVKLDWKQDLQDPLRRDFVDKSAFEALLSAKGISNDDTVVLYGGNNNWFAAYAYWYFKLYGHNDVKLLDGGRKKWELEGRELSKDAVSRPATEYRAQDQDLSIRAFRDETIAAIGAKNLVDVRSPDEFSGKLLAPAHLPQEQSQRGGHIPTAVNVPWSKAANEDGTFKSDEELAKLYADAGLDTGKDTIAYCRIGERSSHTWFVLHELLGHSNVKNYDGSWTEYGSLIGVPIEKGA from the coding sequence ATGAGCCGCTCCGAAGCGCTCGTCTCGGCCGACTGGGTCGAGCAGAACCTCAACACTCCGGGCGTGGTGATCGTCGAGGTCGACGAGGACACCGCCGCCTACGACGGTGGGCACCTCGAGGGTGCCGTCAAGCTGGACTGGAAGCAGGACCTGCAGGACCCGCTCCGCCGCGACTTCGTCGACAAGTCGGCCTTCGAGGCGCTGCTGTCGGCCAAGGGCATCAGCAACGACGACACCGTCGTGCTGTACGGCGGCAACAACAACTGGTTCGCCGCCTACGCGTACTGGTACTTCAAGCTGTACGGCCACAACGACGTCAAGCTGCTCGACGGCGGTCGCAAGAAGTGGGAGCTGGAGGGCCGCGAGCTGTCCAAGGACGCGGTGTCGCGTCCGGCCACCGAGTACCGCGCCCAGGACCAGGACCTGTCCATCCGGGCGTTCCGTGACGAGACGATCGCCGCGATCGGCGCCAAGAACCTGGTGGACGTCCGCTCGCCCGACGAGTTCTCCGGCAAGCTGCTGGCCCCGGCCCACCTGCCGCAGGAGCAGTCCCAGCGCGGTGGCCACATCCCGACCGCGGTGAACGTGCCGTGGTCGAAGGCTGCCAACGAGGACGGCACCTTCAAGTCCGACGAGGAGCTGGCCAAGCTCTACGCCGACGCTGGGCTGGACACCGGCAAGGACACCATCGCCTACTGCCGCATCGGTGAGCGCTCCAGCCACACCTGGTTCGTGCTGCACGAGCTGCTGGGGCACTCCAACGTCAAGAACTACGACGGCTCGTGGACCGAGTACGGCTCGCTGATCGGCGTCCCGATCGAAAAGGGAGCCTGA
- a CDS encoding alpha/beta fold hydrolase, giving the protein MRLRTADDIVLSADYYADVSGGAGAPAYLLGHGFTGSSRTPEVVSIAERLQELGGSVLVLNFRGHGASEGMSTIGVHEVADVEAGVGWLRARRPDVPVVTLGFSMGASIVIRHAGLGGDPEAVVAVSGPGRWYERGTDPMRRLHFGVETRLGRLVLHRAFRTRVGGGWDELPASPVELAASVTVPLLVVHGDADPYFGIEHARMLAAAASRSQLWIEPGMGHAENAMTAQLVERIHGWARRTVGPSATMSR; this is encoded by the coding sequence GTGCGCCTTCGGACAGCGGACGACATCGTTCTATCGGCTGACTATTACGCAGATGTTTCCGGCGGCGCCGGCGCCCCTGCCTACCTGCTCGGCCATGGCTTCACCGGGTCCTCCCGCACGCCTGAGGTGGTCTCGATCGCCGAGCGGTTGCAGGAGCTGGGCGGCTCGGTGCTGGTGCTGAATTTCAGGGGGCACGGAGCCTCGGAAGGCATGTCCACGATCGGCGTGCACGAGGTCGCCGACGTCGAGGCCGGGGTGGGCTGGCTACGCGCTAGGCGCCCCGATGTGCCCGTGGTCACACTCGGGTTCTCGATGGGGGCCTCGATCGTGATCCGGCACGCGGGCCTGGGCGGTGACCCCGAGGCCGTGGTGGCGGTCAGCGGCCCCGGACGGTGGTACGAGCGCGGCACCGACCCGATGCGCCGGCTGCACTTCGGCGTCGAGACCCGGCTGGGCCGGCTGGTGCTGCACCGGGCGTTTCGGACCCGGGTGGGCGGCGGCTGGGACGAGCTGCCGGCCTCGCCGGTGGAGCTGGCGGCCTCGGTGACCGTGCCGCTGCTGGTGGTGCACGGCGACGCCGACCCGTACTTCGGCATCGAGCACGCCCGGATGCTGGCCGCCGCGGCGTCGCGCTCGCAGCTGTGGATCGAACCCGGCATGGGACACGCCGAGAACGCCATGACCGCGCAGCTGGTGGAGCGCATCCACGGCTGGGCCCGCCGAACGGTCGGGCCGTCTGCGACCATGAGCCGGTGA
- a CDS encoding response regulator transcription factor, producing the protein MEIFLLTTAAQPTAEVLPALGLLGHQVNVFGFDVSPLLTSDADAVLIDGRFNLAGARAFIKVLATADVGMPVIAVLKEGGLVALSADWAVDDVLLDTAGPAEVDARLRLALARRNSIVEAEPGVVKVGDLTIEEATYTAKLKSNTLDLTYKEFELLKFLAQHPGRVFTRSHLLQEVWGYDYFGGTRTVDVHVRRLRAKLGAECEALIGTVRNVGYKFVKPVEPGLRSRGGDSAEDSSPAGADFSARRAPAGSS; encoded by the coding sequence ATGGAGATCTTCCTCCTCACCACGGCTGCGCAGCCGACCGCCGAAGTGCTCCCTGCCCTCGGGTTGCTCGGGCACCAGGTCAACGTCTTCGGATTCGACGTCAGCCCGCTGCTGACCAGCGACGCCGACGCCGTGCTGATCGACGGCCGGTTCAACCTGGCAGGCGCCCGGGCCTTCATCAAGGTGCTGGCCACCGCGGACGTGGGCATGCCGGTCATCGCGGTGCTGAAGGAGGGCGGCCTGGTCGCGCTGTCGGCGGACTGGGCAGTCGATGACGTGCTGCTTGACACCGCCGGGCCGGCCGAGGTCGACGCCCGGCTGCGGCTGGCGCTGGCCCGGCGCAACTCCATAGTCGAGGCTGAGCCCGGCGTGGTGAAGGTCGGTGACCTCACCATCGAAGAGGCCACCTACACCGCCAAGCTGAAGTCGAACACCCTGGACCTGACCTATAAGGAGTTCGAGCTGCTGAAGTTCCTGGCCCAGCACCCCGGCCGGGTGTTCACCCGCTCGCACCTGCTGCAGGAGGTGTGGGGCTATGACTACTTCGGCGGCACCCGCACCGTCGACGTGCACGTGCGCCGGTTGCGCGCCAAGCTGGGCGCCGAGTGCGAGGCGCTGATCGGCACCGTCCGCAATGTCGGCTACAAGTTCGTCAAGCCGGTCGAGCCGGGGCTGCGGAGCCGGGGTGGGGACTCAGCAGAGGACAGCTCCCCGGCAGGGGCGGACTTCAGCGCGCGGCGGGCTCCGGCCGGCAGCTCCTGA
- the mshD gene encoding mycothiol synthase has product MTLPISDVATLTPALAEAVRKLARLSPDSADTPPLSEQSLLRLEAGPPVRHLVYQQDVLGQDPALLGYAQLDPGEQAHAVELVATDPLVAAELLEAAGRLVDPGRLRLWAHGRNSVAAQAAAQAGWQPVRTLLQMRRPLADLELPETRLPDGVSIRPFQPGADDQAWLEVNARAFASHPEQGRWTQADLADRIAAPWFDPAGFLLAVRDGRLLGYHWTKVHTETSEAMGEVYVLGVDPDAQGLKLGKALLAEGLRHLRERGLGVVLLYVEADNDAARSLYEGIGFTVFARDIQFAAG; this is encoded by the coding sequence GTGACCTTGCCGATATCAGACGTCGCCACCCTAACCCCGGCCCTGGCTGAGGCGGTCCGCAAGCTGGCACGCCTGAGTCCGGACTCGGCCGACACCCCGCCGCTGAGCGAGCAGTCGCTGCTGCGGCTGGAGGCCGGCCCGCCGGTGCGGCACCTGGTCTACCAGCAGGACGTCCTCGGCCAGGACCCGGCGCTGCTCGGCTACGCCCAGCTCGACCCGGGCGAGCAAGCGCATGCGGTGGAACTGGTGGCCACCGACCCGCTGGTGGCCGCGGAGCTGCTTGAGGCTGCCGGGCGGCTGGTCGATCCCGGCCGGCTTCGGCTCTGGGCGCACGGGCGCAACAGCGTCGCGGCCCAGGCCGCGGCCCAGGCCGGCTGGCAACCGGTCCGGACCCTGCTGCAGATGCGCCGCCCGCTGGCTGACCTGGAGCTGCCTGAGACCCGGCTCCCCGACGGCGTCAGCATCCGGCCGTTCCAGCCCGGCGCCGACGACCAGGCGTGGCTGGAGGTCAACGCCCGCGCCTTCGCCTCCCATCCCGAGCAGGGCCGCTGGACCCAGGCCGATCTCGCCGACCGGATCGCCGCGCCCTGGTTCGACCCGGCCGGCTTCCTGCTCGCCGTCCGGGACGGGCGCCTGCTCGGTTATCACTGGACGAAGGTGCACACCGAGACCTCGGAGGCGATGGGTGAGGTGTACGTGCTCGGCGTGGACCCCGACGCCCAGGGCTTGAAGCTGGGCAAGGCGCTGCTCGCCGAGGGCCTGCGCCACCTGCGCGAGCGGGGACTGGGCGTCGTGCTGCTCTACGTCGAGGCCGACAACGACGCCGCTCGCAGCCTTTATGAAGGCATCGGGTTCACGGTCTTCGCCCGCGACATCCAGTTCGCCGCCGGCTGA